The following is a genomic window from Burkholderia cepacia ATCC 25416.
TGTGCGAGCGGTCGGTGATCTCGTTCATCGTGCGCACGACGTCGTCGACCACCGCGCTGCCGCGCGTCGCGACCTGCGCGGCCTGGCCGGCGAGCGACGCGGCCTGGGCGGCGCTGTCCGCGTTCTGCTTCACGTTCGCGGTCATCTGGTCCATGCTCGACGCGGTCTGCACGAGCGCGGCCGCCTGTTCCTCGGTGCGCTGCGACAGGTCCGTGTTGCCCGACGCGATCTCGCTTGCGCCGACGTTGATGTTCTCGGTACCCATCCGCACGCGCGACACCATGTCGATCAGCCCGCCTTGCATCGTGTGCAGCGCGTGCAGCAGGCTGCCGCGATCGTCGTGCTTCACGGCGACGTGCGCGGTCAGGTCGCCCTGCGCGATGCGCTGCGCGGCGTCGAGTGCCACTTCCAGCTCGCCGCCGAGGTTCGCGCGCACGCTTTTCAGCACCAGCACCATCACGGCGGTCGCGATCCCGCCGAGCACGGTCGTCATCGCGAGCCAGCGGCCGACGCTTTCGAGCACGGCGGTGCGCACGTCGTTCATGTACATGCCGGTCACGATGTACCAGTCCCAGGGTGCGAAGCGCTGCACGGCGCTGGTTTTCTCCTGCGGCTTGTCGGCGCCCGGCTTCGGCCACAGATACTCGACGAAGCCCTTGCCGCCTTCGAGGTTGCCGGCCTTCACGATCTCGACGAACAGGTGCTTGCCGTTCGGGTCGGTGAAATTCGACACGTCCTTGCCGTTGAGGTCGGCCTTGATCGGATGCATCACGATCACGGGCTTCGAGTCGTTGACGGAGATGTAGCCGTCGGCGCCGGAACGCATCGCGGCGATCGCCTCGAGTGCCTTCTGCTTCGCGTCGGCTTCCGGCAGCGCGTTCTGCTGCGACAGCTTGTAGTAATGATCGGTCACGCTCGCGGCCTGCGCGACCAACGACGCGAGCTGGTCGCGGCGGTCCGCGATCATCGATGCGCGCGTCTGCCAGGCCC
Proteins encoded in this region:
- a CDS encoding methyl-accepting chemotaxis protein, with translation MRNLSLNQKLASMIVILWLGLLVIAGLGAWQTRASMIADRRDQLASLVAQAASVTDHYYKLSQQNALPEADAKQKALEAIAAMRSGADGYISVNDSKPVIVMHPIKADLNGKDVSNFTDPNGKHLFVEIVKAGNLEGGKGFVEYLWPKPGADKPQEKTSAVQRFAPWDWYIVTGMYMNDVRTAVLESVGRWLAMTTVLGGIATAVMVLVLKSVRANLGGELEVALDAAQRIAQGDLTAHVAVKHDDRGSLLHALHTMQGGLIDMVSRVRMGTENINVGASEIASGNTDLSQRTEEQAAALVQTASSMDQMTANVKQNADSAAQAASLAGQAAQVATRGSAVVDDVVRTMNEITDRSHKIGDIIGVIDGIAFQTNILALNAAVEAARAGEQGRGFAVVAAEVRSLAQRSATAAKEIKSLIVSSNETVEQGAALVTHAGETMAEIVQSVRRVNEILDEISHASREQSAGIEQVNRAVGEMDQVTQQNAALVEEAAAAAHSLRDQAEALRDAVTRFALPA